One window of the Rhodothermales bacterium genome contains the following:
- a CDS encoding DUF5777 family beta-barrel protein, which translates to MHSISIRFIAICACALLVVPAQAQLTRERANPGAPVEDVFRAGTLVVLPTVTNIPEGNWNFTIQHSFGLVSSGVDELFGLDGTANVRFGLDVGLTDAVSVGVGRSRFDKVYDGRLKWNVLRQSRDGRMPVGLAVAAGAGITTLKNGFSLGDRMNYHATVMLARKWNDALSLQIAPVMSHFNVVYKDLDRFGEVVEERNTHVALGLSGRYALNPRVSVAVEYLPVLGTRSDGTVDNVSVALNLDTGGHVFQLFFTSSDWLTLQHAVARNTTRFLDGDFRWGFIVNRVF; encoded by the coding sequence CCAATCCGGGCGCGCCGGTCGAAGATGTGTTCCGCGCAGGCACGCTCGTGGTCCTGCCGACCGTCACGAACATTCCCGAGGGGAACTGGAATTTCACCATCCAGCATTCCTTCGGTCTGGTTTCAAGCGGAGTGGATGAACTCTTCGGGTTGGATGGGACCGCGAATGTCCGATTCGGCCTGGATGTCGGGTTGACCGATGCCGTGTCCGTGGGAGTCGGGCGTTCGCGTTTCGACAAGGTCTACGACGGCCGTCTGAAATGGAACGTGTTGCGGCAATCCCGGGACGGAAGGATGCCGGTGGGCCTGGCCGTCGCGGCGGGCGCCGGAATCACGACGCTGAAGAACGGGTTTTCGCTGGGAGACCGGATGAATTACCACGCAACGGTCATGCTGGCCCGGAAATGGAATGATGCGCTGTCGCTCCAGATCGCACCCGTCATGTCCCACTTCAACGTGGTCTACAAGGATCTGGATCGTTTCGGAGAAGTCGTAGAGGAACGGAATACGCACGTCGCTCTCGGACTGAGTGGACGTTATGCTTTGAATCCCCGTGTGTCTGTTGCCGTAGAGTACCTGCCTGTCCTGGGGACACGGTCCGACGGAACGGTGGACAACGTGTCCGTTGCGCTGAACCTCGACACGGGCGGTCATGTCTTCCAGTTGTTCTTTACGTCGTCCGATTGGCTGACCCTGCAGCATGCCGTGGCCCGCAATACAACCCGGTTCCTGGACGGGGACTTCCGCTGGGGGTTCATCGTGAACCGGGTGTTCTGA